In Coffea arabica cultivar ET-39 chromosome 9e, Coffea Arabica ET-39 HiFi, whole genome shotgun sequence, the genomic window ATTTAATAGCACGAGAATCTAATTTAGCCACCCCGAGAGCAAGCTGATGAACAAAGCACATACATCCAAAAATACGATGAGGTAATTTAAACACAGGTTCATGAGaaaaaagaatggagtgagATAATTGATCTCCAAGAATAttagatggcatgcgattaattaaataacatgcagctagaactgcatcactccaaaattatttgggcacattcatgtgcaacaacagtgttcgagcaatttcgattaaatgtccaatttttctttcagcaactccattctgCTGTGGAATATGAGGACAAGAGAACTGATGAATAATACCAGACTTAGTCATAAAGGTATTAAAAGGAgtgaaaaatattctttcgtaTTATCACTGCGAAGTATATGTACAGGCACACCAAACTGATTCTTTATTTCTGCAACAAATGtacaaaaaatggaatataattctgaacgatctttcattaaataaaatcatgtaactcttgaaaaatcatcaacaaagattacaaaatatttaaaatctaACTTTAAAGCGACTCGACTAGAaccccaaacatcagaatgaactaacaaaagggttcagaaacccgtttattgactctaggagcaaaagaaagacGATGATACTTCCCAAACTGACAAGACTCACATTCTAAAGAAAATAACTGACTCAAAGTAGGaaccaactttttcaaattttgtaaagacGGATGACCcaaacgacagtgaatttcaagaggagaaacagtagcGGGACATGCAATCGGACTATTAGAGTTGAAAAAATAAAGACCATTATACTCATGCCCTCCACCAATCGTCctctttgttttcaaatcctgaatgacaACAGAATCAGGAGAAAAAATAATTGAACACTGTAGAAATTTAGTGAGTTTATTAACAGACATTAGATTAAAGGACAAATCGGgtacgtaaagaacagaagacaGCGGAAGAGATGGATTAATTTTTACAGTGCCTAGTTCTTTAACTTTAATGGTAGATTCATCAGCTAAAATAACATGAGAAAAGGAAGTAgactcttgaaaattagaaaagttTTTAGAGGTACCTGATATATGATCAGTAGCTTCGGAATCAATAATCCATGAGTcattacctttttgtgctaaagaaACAGAGGGAAGAGATGCGTGATTTGTAACTTAGTACTGTAGCAATTTAACATAATCTTTCTCGAATATAGTAACAGTCTTCTGGAAATTCAATTCAACTTGGTCAGTGGTAACCGCATTAACAAACTTTTCAACCATAGCGAATAGCACTTTAAACCAAATAAAGGGTCAAAACTCGAGATGAACAGTAACGCTTGAACAGTGCGCTGTATACAGTACGTCGTGAACAGTAACGGCGTGAACAGTGCTACGCCGTGAACAGCACACTTGAACAGTGCCCCCCTGTGTACAGTACGTCGTGAACAGTAACGGCGTGAACAGTGCTGCGCCGTGAACAGTGTCGCGATGAACAGTACGGCTGAACAGTACTTTTGCTAGATgtttaaccctaaccctaggacTTTAACTCTGATACCATGTTAACAGGTATTTTGGAAGGAAAACATCTAATCActgtattatgagtgaccaactagtatttatagaagtacaaacctaacaaattatttacaagaatacccttactaatttattatctacaagaatacttatattctcttaacatATATAAAAAGAAGGTGGAGTTAATATAACAATTCCAATAATTGCCAATtggttttcatttcattttgacATTTGCCACATCCCTCTTTTGAGGAAGttatcttcatttttttcttttcttttttttactttctttttttatcaccttatttcctttctcctttctgaaaaaaaataactaaacaaACCTTTATCTACACTGCAACTTTTGCATTTAGTTTCCACTTTGtactcctttctttttttttccccttcatcCTAATCGTTTATTCTGCTTTTTTTCTCTATTGGATCGGTTGATGAATTTTCTTTCAATGTTATCCATATATAACTAAATAAACGGTTTCGTTATAGGAGCTGAAGGAAGAGTTTGACATTTCTTTTCTTACTTAATCCAGTAATCATGATTCATGATTTTCTCCGCTTACCGTCTCTCTTTGATACGtactatttaatattttttgttactttttgCCTCCTGATCAGAAGCCTTTGctcattcattttcttaccgTTTCCTCCTTCATTTGACTTTCTTTTTCCCCTAAAAAAGACAAGTTGAAGTTTGCATGCGATGCTGTGACTACTTTTTCCCCATAAATCTAAAGAAAtgtgttattttttttaattttatttattctaaaattacttttttggcttgttttatttttggaaaaaaattcccTAAAGCTAAAAAAAGGACTGGTGGTGATTACATGACAAATTTTCAAGTTGACAATGAAGAATTGTAACTACTTTTTCCCCGTAAAATAATAAATGCCATTATACATATTCattccaattttaattttttaattattaaaatTGTTATTTGATAATAGGATAATAGTGCTAGAGTGGAGGAGGAAGAATCTGACAAGTGAAGGTCTAAGATAAATGATGATCAGAAAGGAAATGGTAAGGCttgataaattaaaaattaatcaaagtCTCTTAATTTATGGATAGATAATTATATTTTGATAGTTTGATTTATATAAAGTTTCTTAATAATGAAAAGTGCTTATTTAATGGATCAAGTGGATGATATGTAAAATAATTGTTGGGCTCAGTAATTTGggatgtgaagaaaatatttcgtatctcttcattttgaaTTACTAGCCTATATCCATGATAGGTAgtttattttcataattttaaaatttaacaaataatatcTTGAGAATAAAAGAAGTGTAAAATTAGATTTCAGAATCTTTTGTTTAAACTGGTTCTATATGACTTTGTaatcttattcttttttattgTCCCTGATGATAGATAATTTAATTAGAGTTTGAGATAATTGCTAACTTGCTAGGCGTGGAACTAGACATATCATTATTATTTGGCTGAAGGAGTTGATAAAGtttcttttgatattatatTTTAACTAGTAGAAATGATTGCGATTGTCAAAGGATTGTAGTTAGTGGTGGAAGTTAGCATTGAGGCATTCAATCTAGAGTGTCACTTGATAAagtattattagaaaatttaattttaattaagaAGACATTTTTGCTATCAAACTAATtgttgttttgaatttgtatatgtaGATCTGGAAATATGGCAGTTCATATTTTTATctaaaattaatatttgtatTCTAGAGCTATTTGGTGAGATAATGTTCTCACCTATTTGTAATGCTATTAGGCATGAtttaaatgagtggattaacttgctttttctctcaaaaagaaagaaaaatgtgcaCGTTTATATGTTTTTATTGATGTTGAAAACTGTAACATGTTTTGGTggttttttaaactttttctgTTTATTAAAGTGCTAGAAATAATATGATTGCTTTTTGTTTAGTTACAACTAAAATTATGTTGTTATTAAACCAACAATGCACTCATAATggatttgttttctcttcttttttggtACCATTATATGTACATAATACTAGTTAAAAAATCTTTgttcaaatcacaaaaaaataggGGGCTAACTTGATTATTGAAATTTTTCTTCACaacaaatttttaattatttttatactCAATTTTCTCTTATATCTCTATTCATTATGTACCAAAATGATTTGTTATTATGTATTCAACTAAGTTTCTAGGGGGTCCTGGCTGTGCCTTGCAGAGTCGAGGTACCTCTAGTCTTTGgtatataaaaaagaaaaggaacaaaaaaaaaaaccaatagaTAGAAAAGAATGAAATCCTTTTTCTTGTTACAACTACAACTTGCAAATGTACAACAAACCTTTTTGAATGTGATAAAGAGTAATATATATGAATTTAACAAATGAGCGTGTCATGGGTTCAAATTTGGACAAATGGGATTGAGGACAATTAACGGGTAACTACTAAACTTTCCCGATAGTCTATTTATACCAAGCATTCTTCTTACGATTAGATCCAATCTCTCGGTCCCTGCGGAAGGGAAAAGAATTTCACGCTCTTCCTTTCGGGAAGGGAGGATTAGGGAAATTCTATTGATTGCAGCTTTCTCCAGACCCCCCGAAAAGACATGAAAAAAAATGGCTCGAATGATACGATCACTCCATCACCCAAAAATGAAAGGGGTGATCTCGTAATTTTTGGTCTGTGAAGATGCATTGTTAGGTGCTCCATTTTTTCCCATTGAGGCCAAACCTAAACCTGTGCTCAAGAAATAGCTGTCCATACACTGATAAGGGATGTCCAGTTTTTCACTACTCAActattaataatatatttttaccCATTAAATTATTAAGAGTATAAATTTTGGCCCTTTCTATCTAATTTTACCATTAATTTTGTCAGATCTAACTAATAGTAGTATGTCTTGCAAATCATAGGAACCCTTAGATTCGTTAGAATTAACGATGAAATCAGATAAAATGGTGCAAAACTTACGCATTTGATTGTTCAGTAAGTAAAAACATACTATGAATAATTAAGGGACCAAATTTTAACtatatattaataataattaattaaggAGCCAAATCTTGACTATTCAAAAAGTTCAACTATGACTATCCAAGTAAATTGCTCGAGAATTTTTAACCGAGAAACTTAAAGAgtacaaaataaaataacaaaccCAGAGTCGAGAGAGTGAAGGAAACTGTGACAACGACCCAAAGTCGGAAATGGAGGCGTTCCAACTTGGGTGTTGGGTAATTGGGTTAATGGTTCTGGGTTTACTCTACCTGCTTAGCGAGCAGTCTTCTTTATCGGAGTTTTAAACACTTAGGTGGCGTTTGATTCGCACATCGGAATTGGATTCGGATTTGGAATCGGATatcttgggtttggaatgaggtcattcattccaatacatttgtttggttcaagtacctggaatgtgtatcattactatagttgatgtttggttcgtcgactctttcggaatggaatataataaatatattataaatcacattgtaaatgatagttattggctctttgtaaatgagatataagaaatttttactaattaaatatattagtataaatgtattagtaaatttagtctaactgattaataatttctattagtaaacatgtataattattagtataattgataatattaattatattacacaaattaatatacattatataatatatataactaatattattattattataagtttgtaactaattaaattaaatattaaatatataattaaatataaatatacaaatgttataatataaatatacaattataattatataatatatacaaatattaattatacaaatattttatataaatgtaatatatattacatattaaatatagttgttattatatattattatatttaaaataataataataataataataatataatttattaatattacatacatgtatatattataattatacgcacatataatatacatttataaatatacatatatattataaatatattattatataatattaataaatttataatatatattatataagtataattatatttaactaaataattatataatataataatatcattattataagtttgtaactaattaaattaaatattaaatataattaattataattatatgaaagttataatataaatatataattataattatataatatataaatattaattgtactaatattttatataaatataatgcatATTAATTAGATAtagttattatatattattatatttaaaataataaatataaatataattatataatttattaatattatatacatgtatttattttaattatatgcacatataatatacatttatagatatacatatatattataaatatattattatataatattaataaatttataatatatattatataaatataattatatttaactaaataattataatatatatttatataatgtactaatattataattataatatattatatatatgtatatattataatatataatatatataaatattaattatatcattgtataattataatatgtaattggatttgtttcttggaatcaAACTTGGGAATCGGACAAAACCCACCAAAATACTTGAGAATGGagaaacaccaaatttttagaaatcattccaaGATTTCAATTCCCATTCCAGTGAACCAAACACCATTTATGGGGTTCATTCCATTCCCCGAATCCGATACCCTCTTACCAAACGCCCCCTTAGTATAGTTTTCGCGCTTCCTTTGCTGTTTTAAACCATTAATTTAAGTTATTGAGCTATTTTGCACACCCATTGTGGTCATTTTTTGGAAGCCAACAAAAGAGGAAATTGGGACCAGATGGACCTTCTGATTGCTTGCTTCACCTGTCAGTAAAATGCTAATACATTCCTTTCAGACGAGGAATGTTGCAGAGCAAACACATGAACGTGTTATTTCTCCCTTGCGAGAAGGATGAACAAATTTCCAGCACACAACCGGAAATTTCTCGAGAGCTGCTGAACAGAAACCAGGCCTGATGAATAAATATATTCCTGTATGACTTCTCAGGGAAAAACCATTGCTGTATGAATTCTCAATACGAATACTAGTGTTTCAAATACCAAGTGATCCACGAGGCTTTTATCTTTGCACCTTAGCTTGGCCATCAAAAGTCCTGTTTGGTATAACGTTTGTGCTTTCCCCACTAAATACACCCCATCTACCTTGCTCGTCCCTATTAACAGCTTGCTCCCTGCCAAATTTGAAGTTAGACATGGGTCCATTCTGATGCCCGGCCGCCCTTGGAGGGCTGGAATTCCTCCTGCTATCAGGTGCATTCCTCTGCTTGTATCTATTAACTTCTGCTGGTGCATTCTGTTTCCCATGAGCGTCATTGCCTTGTCGAGCTCTGAAGACACCATAACTTGGGCCCTGGGGATCAGGAttatttggagcaaaattttgTCCGTGGTTCCTGGAGTTTGTAGATGCAGGATACGCATGATTGACACCTTCAGTTTTTCTTCTTTGGGGCGATGCATTCATATTCAATGGTGGTTGCCTTACCCTATCAGGAAACTGGGGTCCTGACTGCAATGTGTCTCTCCCACCAGGTCGTGGATAATGTGAAGAACCACCTTCTGATGAGCTCGATGGTTCACGTGCAATTGAGAATTTCTCACTCCTTGAACTCTTAGAAACCCCATCTGCATTGTCGTTGAGGTCAAAAAGTTCATCAAAATCATCATCTGCATTAGCTGTTGTCCAGCCAGATATTTCCTTTTGCTCAACATCATCTCTTTCTTCAGAAAGAACGTCATCATCACCTTCCACCTCTTGAACACTAGCACTTGCTGCTTTCTTGTCCATAGATGCTCTCTTTAATGAGCCTTTTTTTAATGGACCATACTTAACATGCCTCATAATAACATGTGCCTGATCCTTTTCCTCCACTCGGGTATCAGTTTCAACAACAGATATATCTTCAATCTAAATATCAAAGtgttattgccaaaatcaaaaAGTAAAAGAGGTTTGTGCAGAGCCACGAAATTACGAAGTATACTTACCAAAGCAGAGAATCGAGAAAACAATGTTGCAGAGTCCTCACCCTTATCCACATTACCAATAGCTACACACTGGTCAAAAAAAGGAaacatgaaaaatattttccaattgAAATATAAACCAATTCCAGTAGAAAAGAAGATTTTAAGCAAATGGGCAATTTGCAAGTGTCAAAGTGTCAGAACGAAACTAATGATTCAGTCTTATTTCCAAGTTTATATATAAAACTAGCACAATTTCCAATAACAATCAGGTATTCTGACACTTGATGATGCGATCGCTCCGTTAGTATAGGCTTGATAAAATACTCCGTTAGCTCATTCCAGGGAAAACCATTAGCTCTAAACTATAACAAGGAAGAAGGACAATACCTTGACACGATAGCCGCTCTCCATTAGTCTCTTTGCCATGTCCGCTTTAATTTGTAAGTCATTGGGTGTctggaaagggaaaagaaaagggggtaAAAAAATACTGTCATAGTATCCGTGGGATCCAAATTAAGCATCAGAACTCAAGCCACTGTCTTGTTGATTTTGCTGAAATAACTCTGAAAAAGAAACGTAGTCTGAAAAGGCAATAGACATATACAATCATGCAGCAATCACCAGATACAGTTTTGACGACTAAAAGGGGACACTTTGTATGCAACAACAGATATAAAATAGGCCCTATAAATTTTTTCAGATAAAATTTCACAACAAGTGGACAAGAATTATTGATAGATTGAGGGCTCCCACAAGCACTAAACCAAAACAATGGTAAAAATATCAACTGCAATAAGACTTACTGGTGTCCAGAAAGGCAAGGAATAAAACACTTACAATTTTAGCAGCAAATCGAACTTCTTTGCAGCCTCCGTTGCGTAAACTAACTTTAGACTGTGTTAAATAGACCAAAAAGATTAAACTTGGCCCCAGattaaaaagaagagaaaaggcaCTATATCATTAATTCATAATCTCACATACTACAAGAATTAGTGAACCGACATGTCTGAAATATCCAAGCAGGAAAACTATGTAACTTCATAATTCACATGCATGCATAAGCATGTTTTGACTTCTCATCACATATCTCTATGCAATATCAACCATATAGGCCCAAATGCACAAGAACTGTGtcaaataaagcaataaacTAGGAAGTTGTATGAAACAGTAATCTTGGTAAACTACTTAGGATCGTGCTGCAGTAAAATCCACATGACTACAGTGCATTTCAAATATAAATCACGCTACTATCATTAGGAACCTAAACACGAGCAAAAAAATGAGATCCACAAACAATAAAAAGATAGCTGCAGTAAAATCCTCAATAAAGGACAAAAATGTCGAGTTAATCAGTGAAATGATTCAATTCAACCCCTTGAAAAAGGCAAAGGTGCAAGTAAAAAGGTATCGTACCCTTTGTTTGGAGCGTTCTTTTTCCTTTAACTCttgtttatatttttctttgtaGTAGTCCATAAGTTTGCACACAGGAGGCTTGGCATTTCGTTGAACCTGAAGAAGCACCCCATCCCCCAGccaaaggggggaaaaaaaacaagaacatAGATTAGATTAAGAGCCAtatgtctctctctctctccctctctctctcacacacataTGCAAACCCACAAGAAGAAAGGACTAATTAAACCATATGCTTATGGACCTGAGAAACTAAGAAGGATATTGCTTTTTTAGGAGCTTGTAGTGTTCAAAAGCAACAGACCTAGGGTAGGCCTTGATTCAATTACATATTTAATGAACCTCATTTAGAAACTAGTGCCTTTAATTAAACAAACTGCTAACATTAGCCTATCGAAGGCAAAGCTCTATATCCTTTTTGAGACAAAGGTACAGACAGGCACATAACCAATTTTACTTGATGTATAAACTATCTCTCAGGATCTGTGGGCTCCCAACTATCTACGGGAAAGGGCTCTGTGTGGACTCAGGACAAACCCCAGAGAAGTAAACTCGAGACATTCTGGGGATGTTGCATCTCTGGGCAACCAGCACTTGCTTGGACATCATGGAGGATCTGGATCCGTTCAACAAGAATGGACAAGTGCAGGAGGATCCAAATCTGCTGCAGAGGGTAGAAGGCAGAAGAGATGGAGTGGAAGACTGCCAATCAGCAATTGGAGAAGGCAACGCCATGCCTTATCACGACACAATTGGGGTCAAACTATCACCCACGAAGAAGATGGGTAGGAGAGTCTCTTTCTCTCTTCCCTTTAACCTTGGGTATAGACTGGCGAGAAGCAGCCGGGAGGTTCATTTTCCCTGCCCCCGGTATAATAGGAGCAGAACTAAGGATCAAAATAGACAGAGAAGAGGTGGGACACCACATGGACTTTGTGATGAGAGCTTGGCCACTTCTGGAGGAACATCGAGACCCAGGAAGGCAGAGGAGAGTGGCCAGAATGTGGAATATAGGGAGACGAATACATAGACAGGCGATGCATGTGCCAGGGTTCAATCTGATCAGGAAGTTTAGCCAAATGAAGATCATCACTTGGAATGTGCATGGGGCTGGAAGCACAACCCAGATGTAGTCATAGTTGTAGAAACTAAGATAGGAGGACAAGCAGCTGTGAACATGTACGTGAGCCTACCCTTTAGTGGGTACAAGATTGTGGACTCAGTTGGAAGGAGAGGAGGTCTCTAGCTCTTATGGCATCCTAACGAAGTTCGGGTCAACATCATCAGTAAAACAGAACAAGAAATTCATGCTCTAGTGCAAGTATCCTCGGATACTCCCTCTTGGTTTCTTTCAGCTGTGTATGCTAGCCCAAACTATAATAATAGGGTCATTCTGTGGGAGAATCTAAAACATGTAGCCTCCCAGAACTCCCTTCCCTAGTTGTGTCTGGGagattttaatgaaaagttATCCAATTTGGATAAGTTAGGGACAACCCCATCAATCAAAATCATGCTACAGTCTTTCAAAGCTGTCTGGACTTTTGTAATTTGCTAGACATGGGCTACTCTGGCCCTAGATTTTCTTGGCTTAATAAACGTTTTAATAAGGGTTTGATTCTTGAGAGAATAGATAGTGTTCTGCAATCCTTACTGGAACTCCCTGTTCCCAGACTCGGTTATTCATTTACCTAGAACTAGATAGGACCACTGCCTGATTTTAGTCAATCTCTTCCTTCCTGTTAGACGTATGAAAATTtttagatttgaaaaattttggttgGCTGAACCTTCCTTAAAAGAGGTAGTTCAACAATCTTGGGGTGATAATAATAGCTTGATGCTTTCTATTGTTAAGTTTACTGACTCTGTCCAAATTTGGAGTAAAAccacttttaaaaatatcttCAAGGAAAAAAGGATTCTGCTGGCCAGAATCTGGAGCATCCAACAGAGGCAGCAGAACGACATCTCCCATCACCTTGTTGACCTTGAAGCCCAACCTCTGAGTGAGTATAATTTGATCCTTATCCAAGAAAAGGAGCTCTGGTGTATGAAGTCTAGACTTAACCAAGTGATCTGGAATGATTTAAACACAAAATTTCTCCAAGCTGCTACTATTCAAAGGAGAAAAAGGAACCGTATTCACACACTCAGAACCCTTGCTGGAAATTGGATTACTGATCACAGTCAGCTTAGGGACCATATCTGTCTCTACTACCAGAAGCTCTTTTCTACAGATATGGTTTGTTCCTTTAGGGAACCCGATGGGTTTCCTGTCATGAGGAGAATTCAAGATGCTAGTACAAAATTGCAACTGGGTAGAGTTCCCTCTCCTCAGGAAATAGATTAGGCCATCATGGACCTGAAACCCATGAATCTTTCAATCTTTCTGCTTACCTCCTGCTTTCTTTCAATCTTTCTGGACTGAAATCAAGGGCTCTATTTATAAGCTAGTCAAAGAATCTTTTGTTTCCTCCAATTTGCCTGAGG contains:
- the LOC113710414 gene encoding translation initiation factor IF3-1, mitochondrial, which codes for MAFWRRVRRSQIDTKLWNQFSRSYLQIHSPISANRTKISVLHSPSSPGHTPQLDLPTNVRCFAAPVQFMKKKEEKHADGPRLNEQVTADVIRLVTDEGHSVVSRYEALKRARSLELDLVEVQRNAKPPVCKLMDYYKEKYKQELKEKERSKQRSKVSLRNGGCKEVRFAAKITPNDLQIKADMAKRLMESGYRVKCVAIGNVDKGEDSATLFSRFSALIEDISVVETDTRVEEKDQAHVIMRHVKYGPLKKGSLKRASMDKKAASASVQEVEGDDDVLSEERDDVEQKEISGWTTANADDDFDELFDLNDNADGVSKSSRSEKFSIAREPSSSSEGGSSHYPRPGGRDTLQSGPQFPDRVRQPPLNMNASPQRRKTEGVNHAYPASTNSRNHGQNFAPNNPDPQGPSYGVFRARQGNDAHGKQNAPAEVNRYKQRNAPDSRRNSSPPRAAGHQNGPMSNFKFGREQAVNRDEQGRWGVFSGESTNVIPNRTFDGQAKVQR